One stretch of Juglans microcarpa x Juglans regia isolate MS1-56 chromosome 3D, Jm3101_v1.0, whole genome shotgun sequence DNA includes these proteins:
- the LOC121256029 gene encoding uncharacterized protein LOC121256029, with product MALAANSVVISQNRALGFPSSKLLSNLHSHLHTHSSSFQQRIRRIPISTTTASSSITKATLSDVQLRDLNPVSTTTMWSEFSRNVSGEWDGYGADFSEEGKPSELPESVVPDAYREWEVKVFDWQTQCPTLAEPEERLLVYKSIKLLPTVGCEADAATRYSIDERIIGGVEDNNKVSAFAYHASGSYVAVWPIEDMGTSKLLELEYCLVNPQDRESRVRIIQVVRVDRTKMGLHNVKVFREQWYGPFRNGEQLGGCAIRDSGFAATETMEAPEVAGVWQGPHAVASFDVFQTDFLREVVGDSVRKSVRDESDLILLPKQLWCSLKESEDDETCSEVGWLFDHGRVITSRCIFSAAKLKEVSISCETRAADDAEQ from the exons ATGGCATTAGCTGCGAATAGCGTCGTAATATCTCAGAATAGAGCCTTGGGTTTCCCTTCTTCAAAGCTTCTTTCAAATCTTCATTCCCATTTACACACACACTCTTCCTCCTTCCAACAACGTATCCGTCGGATTCCTATCTCCACCACTACTGCATCTTCCTCTATCACGAAGGCCACCCTCTCAGATGTTCAGCTTCGAGACCTCAATCCCGTCTCCACCACCACTA TGTGGTCGGAGTTTTCGAGGAATGTGTCGGGTGAATGGGATGGTTATGGAGCGGACTTCTCAGAGGAAGGGAAACCGAGTGAACTTCCCGAGTCTGTTGTACCAGACGCTTACAGGGAGTGGGAGGTGAAGGTGTTTGATTGGCAAACTCAGTGTCCAACCCTTGCTGAGCCGGAGGAGCGCCTTCTTGTTTACAAGTCAATCAAGTTACTTCCCACAGTTGGATGCGAAGCCGATGCTGCCACGCGGTATAGCATAGATGAGAGAATTATCGGTGGGGTAGAAGATAACAACAAAGTCTCTGCCTTCGCATATCATGCCAGTGGAAGCTACGTAGCTGTATGGCCGATTGAGGATATGGGCACGTCTAAATTGTTGGAGTTGGAGTACTGTTTGGTTAATCCTCAAGATCGGGAGTCCCGTGTGAGGATAATTCAGGTTGTCCGTGTAGATAGAACGAAGATGGGGTTACATAATGTTAAAGTTTTTCGTGAGCAGTGGTACGGGCCTTTCAGAAATGGGGAACAGTTGGGTGGGTGTGCTATCCGGGATTCTGGATTTGCTGCTACTGAGACCATGGAAGCGCCAGAAGTTGCTGGTGTTTGGCAGGGACCTCATGCTGTTGCCAGTTTCGATGTTTTTCAGACT GACTTTCTTCGAGAAGTTGTAGGTGACAGTGTACGGAAGTCAGTGAGGGATGAATCTGACCTTATATTGCTTCCCAAGCAACTGTGGTGCTCACTTAAAGAAAGCGAAGATGATGAGACTTGTAGTGAAGTGGGATGGCTCTTTGATCATGGACGTGTAATCACATCTAGGTGCATCTTCTCTGCTGCAAAGTTGAAG GAAGTGTCGATATCATGTGAAACCAGAGCTGCAGATGATGCAGAGCAATAG
- the LOC121256030 gene encoding damage-control phosphatase At2g17340-like isoform X1, whose protein sequence is MENASEMVAFPLLPTPIESNYRACTIPYRFPSDNPRKATPSELLWIDLFLNSIPSFKKRAESDPTVPDANIKAGIFAQRYAEILEDFKKDPESHGGPPDGILLCRLREQVLRELGFRDIFKKVKDEENAKAISLFAKVIHLSDAIEDEGKRLENLVRGIFAGNIFDLGSAQLAEVFSKDGMSFLASYQNLVPRPWVIDDLDIFKLKWSKKPWKKAIIFVDNSGADIILGILPFARELLRQGTQVVLAANDLPSINDVTYPELVEIISKLKDEHGQLMGVDTSNLLIANSGNDLPVIDLTRVSQELAYLASDVDLVMLEGMGRGILTNLYAQFKCDSLKIGLVKHPEVAQFLGGRLYDCVFKYNEVLI, encoded by the exons ATGGAAAACGCGTCGGAAATGGTGGCATTTCCGTTGCTTCCGACGCCGATCGAGTCCAATTACAGAGCGTGCACCATTCCCTACAGATTCCCCTCTGACAACCCTCGCAAGGCCACCCCTTCGGAGCTCCTCTGGATTGATCTCTTCCTCAATTCCATTCCCTCCTTCAA GAAACGAGCCGAGAGTGACCCTACAGTTCCTGATGCTAATATTAAAGCTGGAATTTTTGCACAGAG GTATGCTGAAATACTTGAGGACTTTAAGAAAGATCCTGAAAGTCATGGTGGACCTCCTGATGGCATT CTTCTCTGCAGACTTCGTGAACAAGTCCTTAGAGAATTGGGATTCCGCGATATATTCAAGAAAGTTAAG GATGAAGAGAATGCAAAGGCTATTTCCCTGTTTGCAAAGGTTATTCATCTTAGTGATGCCATCGAAGATGAAGGGAAGCGTCTGGAGAATCTGGTGAGAGGAATATTTGCAGGCAATATATTTGATCTCGGGTCTGCACAG CTTGCAGAGGTGTTTTCAAAGGATGGAATGTCATTTTTAGCAAGTTATCAAAATCTTGTCCCCCGACCTTGGGTTATTGATGACTTGGACATTTTCAAATTGAAATGGAGCAAGAAACCTTGGAAGAAG GCTAtcatttttgttgataattcTGGTGCAGATATCATTTTGGGTATTTTACCATTTGCAAGAGAATTACTCCGGCAGGGGACTCAG GTTGTTTTGGCAGCCAATGACTTGCCTTCTATCAATGATGTCACTTACCCCGAATTGGTTGAGATTATATCAAAG CTGAAGGATGAACATGGGCAGCTCATGGGTGTTGATACTTCAAATCTTTTAATTGCCAATTCTGGTAATGATTTGCCG GTTATTGATCTTACGAGAGTTTCACAAGAGCTTGCCTACCTAGCAAGTGATGTGGACCTAGTTATGTTGGAAGGGATG GGTCGTGGAATATTGACAAATCTTTATGCGCAATTTAAGTGTGATTCCCTCAAGATTGGGTTG GTGAAACATCCAGAGGTCGCCCAGTTTCTCGGAGGACGACTTTATGATTGTGTCTTTAAATacaatgaagttttgatttaa
- the LOC121256026 gene encoding CMP-sialic acid transporter 4-like, with the protein MEYRKLKDQEDDEEAAVGGDAIESLRGKAHSLTNVAALGGGTAIERSKWKRKSFVTFALTVLTSSQAILIVWSKRAGKYEYSVTTANFMVETLKCALSVAALSSIWRNEGVTEDNRLSSTLNEVIVYPIPAALYLVKNLLQYYIFAYVDAPGYQILKNLNIISTGVLYRIILKKKLSEIQWAAFILLCAGCTTAQLNSNSDHVLQTPFQGWMMAIVMALLSGFAGVYTEAIIKKRPLRNINVQNFWLYVFGMVFNAIAILVQDFDAVMNKGFFHGYTIITVLMILNHALSGIAVSMVMKYADNIVKVYSTSVAMLLTAVVSVFLFGFNLSLAFFLGSTVVSVSVYLHSAGKLR; encoded by the exons ATGGAGTACAGAAAACTCAAAGATCAG GAAGACGATGAAGAAGCGGCTGTTGGAGGAGACGCCATAGAGAGCTTACGCGGGAAAGCTCATTCACTGACTAATGTGGCTGCGTTGGGAGGAGGAACTGCCATTGAACGCTCCAAGTGGAAGCGGAA GTCCTTTGTTACATTCGCATTGACTGTCCTCACGAGTTCGCAAGCTATACTTATCGTATGGTCTAAGAGAGCTGGCAAGTATGAATATAGTGTTACCACTGCAAATTTTATG GTGGAGACTTTAAAATGTGCATTATCAGTTGCAGCATTATCCAGTATCTGGAGAAATGAAGGTGTTACTGAAGACAACAg GTTGAGTTCAACATTGAATGAAGTTATTGTATACCCCATTCCTGCAGCACTTTACCTAGTAAAAAATCTGCTTCAG TATTACATCTTCGCATATGTCGATGCCCCAGGCTATCAGATTCTGAAGAACCTGAATATTATCAGTACTGGTGTTCTTTACAGGATTATACTTAAGAAGAA GTTAAGCGAGATTCAATGGGCAGCTTTCATTCTACTATGTGCTGGATGCACCACAGCTCAGTTAAACTCAAA CTCTGATCATGTTCTTCAAACTCCTTTTCAAGGTTGGATGATGGCCATT GTCATGGCACTCTTAAGTGGTTTTGCGGGAGTGTATACTGAG GCTATAATAAAAAAGCGTCCTTTGAGAAACATAAATGTGCAGAACTTCTGGTTGTATGTCTTTGGGATGGTCTTCAATGCCATTGCTATCCTGGTCCAAGATTTTGATGCGGTGATGAACAA GGGATTCTTCCATGGATACACAATTATTACAGTTCTCATGATTCTTAACCATGCACTCAG TGGCATTGCTGTATCTATGGTAATGAAGTATGCTGATAATATTGTGAAG GTCTATTCTACCTCAGTGGCAATGCTTCTCACAGCCGTTGTTTCGgtctttttgtttggatttaatCTTTCACTTGCCTTCTTCCTTGGCTCAAC TGTCGTATCTGTTTCAGTATATCTACATTCTGCTGGGAAGCTGCGATAG
- the LOC121256028 gene encoding cysteine protease XCP1-like gives MRPHLYNSIPSPSPIFTHIFSSSTVRTDILKTPQYMAFSSYSKISLLAFCVSLFVCCGLAHEFSIVGYSPEDLTCLDKIIELFESWMSKHGKIYKSMEEKLQRFEVFKDNLKHIDQRNKEITSYWLGLNEFADLSHEEFKTQYLGLKTEFPRSRGSSREFSYGEVVDVPMSIDWRKKGAVTPVKNQGSCGSCWAFSTVAAVEGINQIVTGNLTSLSEQELIDCDRSFNNGCNGGLMDYAFQFIISNGGLRKEEDYPYLMGEGSCEETKEEKEVVTISGYDDVPQNDEQSLLKALAHQPLSIAIEASGRDFQFYSGGVFNGHCGTELDHGVTAVGYGSSKGSDYIIVKNSWGPKWGEKGYIRMKRKNGKPEGICGIYKMASYPVKKK, from the exons ATGAGACCACACTTATATAACTCcatcccttccccttccccaaTATTCACTCACATATTCTCATCTTCCACCGTTAGAACTGATATTCTAAAAACACCGCAATATATGGCTTTCTCTTCATACTCTAAGATCTCCCTTCTGGCATTTTGTGTTTCTCTTTTCGTTTGTTGTGGTCTGGCCCATGAATTTTCAATTGTGGGTTATTCGCCGGAGGACTTGACTTGCTTGGACAAGATCATAGAACTGTTCGAATCATGGATGTCAAAGCACGGCAAAATTTACAAGAGCATGGAAGAGAAGTTGCAAAGGTTTGAGGTATTCAAAGATAACTTGAAGCACATTGATCAGAGGAATAAGGAGATTACCAGCTACTGGCTCGGGTTGAACGAGTTTGCGGACTTGAGCCACGAGGAGTTTAAGACCCAATATTTGGGTTTGAAAACTGAGTTTCCCAGAAGTAGGGGTTCCTCCAGAGAATTCAGTTATGGTGAAGTGGTGGATGTGCCCATGTCTATAGATTGGAGGAAGAAAGGAGCTGTTACTCCTGTAAAGAACCAGGGTTCATGTg GCAGTTGCTGGGCATTTTCAACGGTTGCAGCTGTTGAGGGCATAAACCAGATAGTAACAGGGAATTTAACCTCGTTGTCGGAGCAGGAGCTTATCGATTGCGACAGATCCTTCAACAATGGCTGCAATGGAGGTCTCATGGATTACGCTTTCCAGTTCATTATCTCAAACGGTGGACTGCGCAAGGAGGAAGACTACCCCTATCTAATGGGGGAAGGGTCTTGTGAAGAGACGAAG gAAGAAAAGGAGGTGGTGACAATAAGTGGTTATGACGATGTGCCACAAAATGATGAACAAAGTCTGCTGAAGGCTCTGGCTCACCAGCCTCTTAGCATAGCAATTGAGGCTTCTGGCCGAGACTTCCAATTTTACAGTGGG GGGGTATTCAATGGCCATTGTGGGACTGAGCTAGATCATGGAGTAACAGCCGTTGGATACGGGTCATCAAAGGGGTCAGATTACATCATTGTGAAGAATTCATGGGGACCCAAGTGGGGAGAGAAAGGGTACATCAggatgaagagaaagaatgGAAAACCAGAAGGGATTTGCGGTATCTACAAGATGGCATCGTATCCTGTCAAGAAAAAATGA
- the LOC121256025 gene encoding calcium-dependent protein kinase 26, whose protein sequence is MGNTCRGSFKGKYFQGYSQPDERSATTSKRDTPSERSVSDHSPPNLNSQQLFAQEFSKENPINHNILPDFSPTKKEAIMKRCTDNQSYYVLGHKTDNIRDLYTLGRKLGQGQFGTTYLCTENATGSEYACKSISKRKLISKEDVDDVRREIQIMHHLAGHKNIVTIKGAYEDPLYVHIVMELCGGGELFDRIIQRGHYTERKAAELTNIIVGVVEACHSLGVMHRDLKPENFLLVNKDDDFSLKAIDFGLSVFFKPGQVFTDVVGSPYYVAPEVLLKHYGPEADVWTAGVILYILLSGVPPFWAETQQGIFDAVLKGHIDFESDPWPLISDSAKDLIRKMLCSQPSERLTAHEVLCHPWICENGVAPDRALDPAVLSRLKQFSAMNKLKKMALRVIAESLSEEEIAGLREMFQAMDTDNSGSITFDELKAGLRRYGSTLKDIEIRDLMDAADVDNSGTIDYGEFIAATVHLNKLEREEHLLAAFQYFDKDGSGYITVDELQHACAEHNMTDVFLEDIIREVDQDNDGRIDYGEFVAMMQKGNAGIGRRTMRNSLNLSMRDGPGAL, encoded by the exons ATGGGCAATACATGCCGTGGATCTTTCAAAGGGAAATATTTTCAGGGCTACAGCCAGCCCGACGAACGTTCAGCTACCACTTCCAAGCGCGACACCCCTTCTGAGCGCTCCGTTTCCGACCACTCTCCTCCTAACTTGAATTCCCAACAGCTTTTTGCCCAAGAGTTCTCcaaagaaaatcccataaatcACAACATTTTACCCGATTTTAGTCCCACCAAAAAGGAAGCCATCATGAAGCGTTGCACCGATAACCAATCTTATTATGTTTTGGGTCATAAGACCGACAACATTCGTGATCTTTACACGTTGGGTCGTAAACTAGGACAGGGACAGTTCGGGACAACTTATTTATGCACCGAGAATGCCACCGGGAGCGAGTATGCGTGTAAGTCAATCTCAAAGAGGAAGTTGATTTCTAAGGAGGATGTGGACGATGTTAGGAGAGAGATTCAGATAATGCATCATTTGGCTGGTCACAAGAATATAGTGACCATCAAGGGTGCTTATGAAGATCCCTTGTATGTGCATATTGTGATGGAGCTTTGTGGCGGCGGTGAGCTGTTTGACCGGATCATCCAGAGGGGACATTACACTGAGAGGAAGGCTGCTGAATTGACAAATATCATTGTTGGTGTTGTTGAAGCATGTCACTCGCTTGGTGTTATGCATAGAGATCTAAAGCCTGAGAACTTTTTGTTGGTTAACAAGGATGATGATTTCTCTCTCAAAGCCATTGATTTTGGGCTCTCTGTTTTCTTCAAGCCAG GGCAAGTTTTCACTGATGTGGTTGGAAGCCCATATTATGTCGCACCCGAGGTACTTCTCAAGCATTATGGCCCAGAAGCAGATGTATGGACAGCAGGGGTCATACTGTATATATTGCTAAGTGGTGTGCCACCATTTTGGGCAg AAACGCAGCAAGGAATATTTGATGCGGTGTTGAAGGGACATATTGACTTTGAATCAGACCCATGGCCCCTAATATCTGACAGTGCAAAAGACCTAATCCGGAAAATGCTGTGTTCTCAACCTTCAGAACGTTTAACTGCTCATGAAGTTTTAT GCCATCCATGGATATGTGAAAATGGAGTTGCTCCTGATAGAGCGCTGGATCCAGCTGTACTGTCTCGTCTCAAGCAGTTCTCTGCAATGAACAAGTTAAAGAAGATGGCTTTACGG GTTATAGCTGAAAGCCTTTCTGAGGAGGAGATTGCTGGTTTGAGAGAGATGTTTCAGGCAATGGATACCGATAACAGTGGTTCAATAACATTTGATGAACTGAAAGCTGGTTTGCGAAGATATGGCTCTACCTTGAAAGATATAGAAATACGTGATCTTATGGATGCA GCTGATGTGGACAACAGTGGGACTATTGACTATGGGGAATTTATAGCGGCAACAGTTCATCTTAACAAACTAGAACGTGAGGAACATCTTCTTGCTGCATTTCAGTACTTTGACAAGGATGGAAGCGGTTACATTACAGTTGATGAGCTCCAGCATGCTTGCGCAGAACATAACATGACTGATGTATTTCTTGAAGATATAATCAGGGAGGTCGATCAAGATAAT GATGGAAGGATCGATTATGGTGAATTTGTTGCTATGATGCAAAAGGGAAATGCTGGAATTGGAAGACGAACTATGAGAAACAGTCTGAATTTGAGCATGAGAGATGGACCTGGTGCTCTATAG
- the LOC121256030 gene encoding damage-control phosphatase At2g17340-like isoform X2: MENASEMVAFPLLPTPIESNYRACTIPYRFPSDNPRKATPSELLWIDLFLNSIPSFKKRAESDPTVPDANIKAGIFAQRYAEILEDFKKDPESHGGPPDGILLCRLREQVLRELGFRDIFKKVKDEENAKAISLFAKVIHLSDAIEDEGKRLENLVRGIFAGNIFDLGSAQLAEVFSKDGMSFLASYQNLVPRPWVIDDLDIFKLKWSKKPWKKAIIFVDNSGADIILGILPFARELLRQGTQVVLAANDLPSINDVTYPELVEIISKLKDEHGQLMGVDTSNLLIANSGNDLPVIDLTRVSQELAYLASDVDLVMLEGMGRGILTNLYAQFKCDSLKIG; encoded by the exons ATGGAAAACGCGTCGGAAATGGTGGCATTTCCGTTGCTTCCGACGCCGATCGAGTCCAATTACAGAGCGTGCACCATTCCCTACAGATTCCCCTCTGACAACCCTCGCAAGGCCACCCCTTCGGAGCTCCTCTGGATTGATCTCTTCCTCAATTCCATTCCCTCCTTCAA GAAACGAGCCGAGAGTGACCCTACAGTTCCTGATGCTAATATTAAAGCTGGAATTTTTGCACAGAG GTATGCTGAAATACTTGAGGACTTTAAGAAAGATCCTGAAAGTCATGGTGGACCTCCTGATGGCATT CTTCTCTGCAGACTTCGTGAACAAGTCCTTAGAGAATTGGGATTCCGCGATATATTCAAGAAAGTTAAG GATGAAGAGAATGCAAAGGCTATTTCCCTGTTTGCAAAGGTTATTCATCTTAGTGATGCCATCGAAGATGAAGGGAAGCGTCTGGAGAATCTGGTGAGAGGAATATTTGCAGGCAATATATTTGATCTCGGGTCTGCACAG CTTGCAGAGGTGTTTTCAAAGGATGGAATGTCATTTTTAGCAAGTTATCAAAATCTTGTCCCCCGACCTTGGGTTATTGATGACTTGGACATTTTCAAATTGAAATGGAGCAAGAAACCTTGGAAGAAG GCTAtcatttttgttgataattcTGGTGCAGATATCATTTTGGGTATTTTACCATTTGCAAGAGAATTACTCCGGCAGGGGACTCAG GTTGTTTTGGCAGCCAATGACTTGCCTTCTATCAATGATGTCACTTACCCCGAATTGGTTGAGATTATATCAAAG CTGAAGGATGAACATGGGCAGCTCATGGGTGTTGATACTTCAAATCTTTTAATTGCCAATTCTGGTAATGATTTGCCG GTTATTGATCTTACGAGAGTTTCACAAGAGCTTGCCTACCTAGCAAGTGATGTGGACCTAGTTATGTTGGAAGGGATG GGTCGTGGAATATTGACAAATCTTTATGCGCAATTTAAGTGTGATTCCCTCAAGATTGG GTGA
- the LOC121256031 gene encoding uncharacterized protein LOC121256031 produces MRSMIQNFQNRSFIPNMPTKQALPVSQADSKEQGLRRRLSSLSLKIQPITSPATSWAFRRSKSVSSMGEYAGSSIREWWDWGWSWILSRKPIFAKDLELNEEEAKMLGSHDKGSWRHVFYKVRSEIRKLVGSDHVGLPQTYRYDSYNYSQNFDDGISRTQG; encoded by the coding sequence ATGAGATCCATGATCCAAAACTTTCAGAACCGAAGCTTTATACCCAATATGCCCACAAAGCAAGCACTCCCAGTTTCGCAAGCGGACTCGAAAGAACAAGGCCTGCGCAGAAGGCtgtcctctctctccctcaagaTTCAACCCATTACATCTCCTGCAACTTCATGGGCATTTCGCAGATCGAAGTCCGTGTCCTCCATGGGAGAATATGCTGGTAGTTCCATAAGGGAATGGTGGGACTGGGGTTGGTCTTGGATTCTCTCAAGGAAGCCCATTTTCGCCAAGGATCTGGAACTGAACGAGGAAGAAGCCAAGATGCTTGGTTCTCATGACAAAGGTAGCTGGAGGCATGTTTTCTACAAGGTCAGGTCTGAGATCAGAAAGCTCGTTGGTTCTGACCATGTAGGACTTCCTCAAACCTATAGGTACGATTCATACAACTACTCCCAGAATTTCGACGATGGAATTTCGAGAACCCAAGGTTGA